The genome window CGTATAGATCGCCGCCGCCCCGGCCGCCCCCGCGGGGAGCCGGTACCGCTTCTGCTCGTCCTCGTCGATTCGGACCTTGATGGCGAACCGGCCCGCCGGAGAGCTCTCGGTCGCCGTCGGGAGCTGGCCGCTGGGGGTGAGCTGTCCCTGGCCGGTCGCCCAGATCACGTTCTCGACCTTCCCGCGGATCATCCGGCCGGGGTACATGTCGAGCGCCACCTCGACCTCGTCCTCCGGCTCGATCGTTCCCAGGTACTCCTGCGGCAGCGTGACGACCACGACTCCGTCGGGATTCGAGACGAACGTCAGGACCGGCACTCCGGGCTGGACAACGAAGCCCGGCTGGAGCTCGAGGTTGGTGACGAAGCCGTCGATCGGTGCCCGGACGGTCGTCTCGTTGAGGTCGTACCGTGCCTGGGCGAGCTGAGCCTTGAGCTGGGCGACGTCGACGTTCTCGCCGTCGGCGGTCTTGGCCTCCATCGCGAGTTTCGCCTTGGCGGACTGGGCTTCCGCTTCGCGGAGGGAGGCCTCGGCGCTCCGCAGGTTGCGGGAAGTTTCCTCGAACTGCTCCTGCGTGGCGGCGTTCTCCTTGGCCAGCCGCTCGAACCGCGCGAACTCCTGCCTGGCGAACGCGGATTCTTCCTTCAGCCGGTCGATGGTGGCGACCGAGGCGTCGTAGGTCGCCTTGAGCTGCGGGACGTTCTGCTCCGCTTCGGCGAGGGCCGCTTCCAGGCGGTCGACCTCGATCTGGAACGGCTCGGGATCGATCCGGAAGAGGACATCCCCTTTCTTCACCGGGACGTTCGGATGGACGACGACCTCCGCGACCCGGCCCGACTGCGGCAGCCGCGTGGCGACCGGGACGACCTGCTGAAAGATCCGCGCGTCGAGCGACTGCGGGTGGAGGAAGTTCACGGCAATCAGGATCCCGAAGCAGAACAGGACGCCGATCACGGCGGTGGCGATTTTGGCTTTGAGGTCGAACTTGAGGAGCTTGAAGCGGAAGAAGACGAGCCAGACGAGGAGGGCGTAGATATCGATCAGGAGCGCGATCATGGGACGACTCCGGGAGCGGTAGAGCGAGGCGCGAAGCGGCGGTCGGGCGTCAGGCTTTGGCGGGCGGCCGGGGTTCGTCGACGCGGACGTGCGCGGGGTTCGTGTAGGCCCAGACGAGGGCGATGGGCCAGGTGGCGAAGAGAGTCAGGAGGCTGAGCCAGCCGCAGCAGGTGATCGCTTCGGCCTGGGGGTGGTGGCGGTCGCGGGCGATGGCTCCCGGCAGGGCGGCGAGCCAGAGGAGGAAGAAGACGTTGACGGCGACCACGATGAGGATGATCGCGATCGTGATCACGTCGAGCATGGGGAGGCTCCGGGAGTGGGGCGACGTTCGCGCGAACGTTGGGAGAGCGGACAGGCGAGAGGGCTGGTGGGCAGTCAATCACATCCGAGCGATCGCGACAATGATTCGTCCTCCAGACCGGGTCCAGGGGCACCCTGGTGGGGGATGCAAGGGGGCCTGTGTTGTTTTACTGGCCCTTTGCCCGCCGGAGGCCTGGCCGTCGAGAGATCTCTGAAGGAGAGCGGTCCAGGCGCGGACGCCGTGCCGGCTGCCCCTCCCCGCCTTCACCGCCGGCCCTTCCCCGCCTTCCGCGGCAGGATTGAACATTGCCGATTTGCGATCATTATTCCGTGAGGCGTCCGCGCCGAGGCATGCGCTCCCGTTGGAGCGGTGCCGGTCGTTTCCGGTGTCCGTCCGGTCCGTGATGTCCCAGGCCGCCCGCTATCTGTCGTCGATCCTGGCCGTGCTGATCGCGACGCTCGTGCGGCTGTGGCTCGATCCCCTCTTCGGCGAGCGCTCACCGTACATCACGTACATCATCGCCACGATCGCGATGGCGTGGTACGCGGGGCCGGGGCCGGCGACCACCACGATGGTGCTCGGCTTCCTCTCGGCCTTCTACTTCTTCGCCTCCCCCCGCGGCTCGTTTCAGGTCAGCGGGGCCGACGCCCAGGTCGCCACGCTGTGGTACGTGGCGACCGGGGTCCTGGCGATTACGGTGACGGAGCTCACCCGCTCCGCCGAGCGGAGGGCGAACGCCGTGGCGCTGCAGCTGCAGGAGAAGCAGGCGCTGCTCGAACGCGAGGTCCGGGAGCGGTGGGAGGCGCAGGCGGAGTGCACGAGCCTCCTGCGGCGGATCGTCAGCATTCAGGAGGACGAGCGGCGGCGGATTTCCCGCGACCTCCACGACCAGTGCGGCCAGGACCTGACCGCCATGCGCCTGGAGCTGAAACTTCTCACGGAGTCGCTGCAGGCCGGAG of Planctomyces sp. SH-PL14 contains these proteins:
- a CDS encoding HlyD family secretion protein, which translates into the protein MIALLIDIYALLVWLVFFRFKLLKFDLKAKIATAVIGVLFCFGILIAVNFLHPQSLDARIFQQVVPVATRLPQSGRVAEVVVHPNVPVKKGDVLFRIDPEPFQIEVDRLEAALAEAEQNVPQLKATYDASVATIDRLKEESAFARQEFARFERLAKENAATQEQFEETSRNLRSAEASLREAEAQSAKAKLAMEAKTADGENVDVAQLKAQLAQARYDLNETTVRAPIDGFVTNLELQPGFVVQPGVPVLTFVSNPDGVVVVTLPQEYLGTIEPEDEVEVALDMYPGRMIRGKVENVIWATGQGQLTPSGQLPTATESSPAGRFAIKVRIDEDEQKRYRLPAGAAGAAAIYTKYGTPFRIVRRVIVRWYTWLNYLQIAM
- a CDS encoding DUF3302 domain-containing protein; protein product: MLDVITIAIILIVVAVNVFFLLWLAALPGAIARDRHHPQAEAITCCGWLSLLTLFATWPIALVWAYTNPAHVRVDEPRPPAKA
- a CDS encoding sensor histidine kinase, with the translated sequence MSVRSVMSQAARYLSSILAVLIATLVRLWLDPLFGERSPYITYIIATIAMAWYAGPGPATTTMVLGFLSAFYFFASPRGSFQVSGADAQVATLWYVATGVLAITVTELTRSAERRANAVALQLQEKQALLEREVRERWEAQAECTSLLRRIVSIQEDERRRISRDLHDQCGQDLTAMRLELKLLTESLQAGGDVQGRLETLRRLIGQVMDEIHHLAVRLRPSVLDDLGLTTAVENYLGSWREMTGLPVDFECRGWDGRRVPEEIETALYRVLQEALTNVARHAATDAVNVLLTRDADHIDLIVEDRGRGFSAQAAPSVAPARLGLRGMKERMEAVGGRLEIESTEGQGTTVFARISLKV